One genomic window of Coffea eugenioides isolate CCC68of chromosome 1, Ceug_1.0, whole genome shotgun sequence includes the following:
- the LOC113764563 gene encoding putative glycine-rich cell wall structural protein 1, which yields MKSIVFQFALVLLFSISCHSWAFSTGGKAGDEKPHPAEVVASSPSSSGGPSSTESPSGATGSGHGSNWDYNWGWGSSPGAGWGYGSGSGRSPNGFGRGSGFGWGSGSGSGSGYGYGFGGGGAVGGGGGYGSGAGGGAGGHATGSDSSGASEVRSPSTSRQKNTHA from the coding sequence atgaaatcgaTCGTTTTCCAATTTGCTCTGGTTCTTCTCTTCTCCATCTCATGCCACTCTTGGGCGTTCAGTACAGGTGGTAAAGCAGGAGACGAGAAGCCACACCCTGCCGAAGTCGTCGCTAGTAGTCCTAGCAGCAGTGGCGGTCCAAGCTCAACGGAGAGTCCATCAGGAGCAACAGGCTCGGGTCATGGCTCAAACTGGGACTACAACTGGGGATGGGGTTCCAGCCCTGGAGCTGGATGGGGTTATGGCTCTGGTTCAGGGCGTTCGCCCAATGGGTTTGGCAGGGGTTCCGGCTTTGGTTGGGGTTCAGGCAGCGGTTCAGGATCTGGATACGGCTATGGTTTCGGTGGAGGCGGTGCCGTTGGAGGTGGAGGTGGATATGGTTCTGGCGCTGGAGGTGGTGCCGGTGGCCATGCAACAGGTAGCGACAGCTCAGGGGCTTCTGAGGTTCGATCGCCATCTACTTCTAGGCAAAAAAACACCCATGCGTAA
- the LOC113779028 gene encoding protein ORANGE, chloroplastic yields the protein MLCTGRILAASNSRTPCLPYSVTTTTPFMLSGRYSPGKLKPNLKWRCTASDSDASSFAPSIDSESSASDTNAAGFCIIEGPETVQDFAKMELQEIQDNIRSRRNKIFLQMEEVRRLRIQQRIKSAELGILKEEQETELPNFPSFIPFLPPLNSSNLRLYYASCFSLIAGIMIFGGLLAPTLELKLGLGGTSYADFIRSMHLPMQLSQVDPIVASFSGGAVGVISALMVVEINNVKQQEDKRCKYCLGTGYLACARCSSTGALVLIEPVSTLNGGDQPLSPPKTERCPNCSGAGKVMCPTCLCTGMAMASEHDPRIDPFD from the exons atgctTTGTACGGGTCGCATATTGGCGGCATCGAATTCGAGGACGCCGTGCCTTCCTTACTCTGTTACTACTACTACGCCGTTTATGCTCTCCGGAAGATATTCTCCGGGAAAGCTAAAACCGAATCTTAAATGGCGGTGCACGGCCTCCGACTCCGATGCCTCTTCATTCGCGCCTTCTATCGATTCTGAATCCTCAGCATCTGATACAAACGCCGCCGG GTTTTGTATCATTGAAGGTCCGGAGACAGTTCAGGACTTTGCCAAAATGGAGCTGCAGGAAATTCAGGATAATATTCGAAGTCGCCGGAATAAAATCTTTCTGCAAATGGAAGAG GTTCGCCGCCTGAGGATACAGCAGAGAATAAAAAGTGCTGAGCTTGGAATTCTAAAGGAAGAACAAGAAACTGAACTTCCTAATTTTCCATCGTTCATTCCATTTTTGCCTCCTCTG AACTCCTCTAATTTAAGGCTTTACTACGCTTCATGTTTCTCTCTTATTGCTGGAatcatgatttttggtggacTTTTAGCCCCGACT TTGGAGCTAAAGTTGGGATTAGGAGGTACATCGTATGCTGATTTTATTCGTAGCATGCATCTGCCTATGCAATTGAG TCAGGTTGATCCAATTGTGGCCTCATTCTCCGGAGGAGCAGTTGGAGTCATTTCTGCCTTGATGGTAGTTGAAATAAACAATGTAAAACAGCAGGAGGACAAGAGGTGCAAGTACTGCCTTGGCACAG GATATCTTGCTTGTGCTCGCTGTTCAAGCACTGGAGCCCTCGTCCTTATTGAACCAGTTTCGACACTCAATGGCGGGGATCAGCCTCTTTCTCCACCTAAAACAGAAAGATGCCCAAATTGTTCTGGTGCTGGAAAG GTGATGTGCCCCACTTGTCTGTGTACGGGAATGGCTATGGCAAGCGAACACGACCCTCGAATTGACCCTTTTGATTGA